ATCACCACGCCGGTGACACTCAGCAGCCAGAGCGGGGCGTGCCCGACCGCGGCCCGCAACCGGGCCACGTGGTCATCGGCGGCGCCCACGCGCGCCCGCTACGACTCGGTCTCGGGAATCGCGAGGCCGCGGTCGAAGACGCTGTGGCGCAGCGCGGTGTCCATCGCGGCGACGATGTCGGTGAGGTCGACGTGCGAGAGGTCGGCGGGCTGCCAGTCGGGCACGACGTCCTGGTGGAGCGACTCGGTGTTCTGGGCGACGAGGGCCTGCACGCCGGTGAAGAGGTCGGGCTGGGTCGTGAACCAGCGGGCCAGGCGGAGCTCGCGCTCGAGGGCCTCGCGCAGCGTCTCGCCGTCGCGGGCGGCGCGCACCGAGCGCAGGGTCGCGACGAGCGCGGTCGGCGACAGCTTCAGCAGCGTCTCGGCGGCCTCGCCCGCGGCCTTCGCCGCGTCGGGATCGTTCGACGTCTCCGCGCTCACGCCCTCGACCGTGCGGCCGTTCGAGAACGCCCAGAGGCGCTCGAGGATCTGCTCGACGGTGTCGGCCGAATAGCAGGCGTCGACCCAGTCCTGCCGGCCCAGCACCGGAGACGGGCCGGCGTCGACCGCGAATCCGGCGACGACGGACTCGGGCGCTCCGCCCGAGGCATCCGACAACGCCTCGACCAGCTCACCCACGCGCTCGGCCGGCACGACATGGTCGGCGAAGCCCAGCGCGACGGCGTCGGCAGCGGTCAGGTCGACCGAGTTCAGTGCCAGGTAGGTGCCGATCTCGCCCGGGGTGCGCGCGAGCCGCCAGGTCGCCCCGCCGTCGGGCACGAAGCCGTAGCCGGTCTCGGGCTGCCCCAGGTTCACCCGATCGGTGACCACGCGCGTCGAGACGTGGCCGCCCAGCGAGATGCCGCCGCCCATCGTCATGCCGTGCATGATCGACACGACGGGCTTGGGGTACTCGGCGAGCTTCGCGATCACCCGGTACTCGTTGCGGAAGAACACCGTGCCGATGGTCATGCCCTCGGCGGCCCGCGCCAGGATCTCGCGGAAGTCGCCGCCCGCGCAGAAGCCGAAGTCGCCGGCGCCGTCGAGCAGCACGGCCGAGACGGCGTCGTCCGTCTCCCAGGCCTCGAGCGTCTCCATGAGCGCGGCCATCATCTCGAGGTCGATCGCGTTGATCACCTCCGGCCGGCTGAGGCTCAGGTGACCGAGGGAACCGTGGACGGAGGCGGCGACAGGCGTGGGCACCTGCCCTACGCTACTGGGCTTCGGGGCGTCGAATGAACCGGCGCGACGCAGAGGCACATGATCCGTTCGCGGGCACGCCGGTACCTGAGCGGTCCTCGCCCGACGGAACCGCGCACCCCCCGATGAGCAGACGAATCCTCAGCGTTGCGAGGGTGACGGCCCGCCCTGCGAGGATTGAGCGGATGCCGCGTCCAGCGGCCGAACGGAGCGCACGTGAGCAGCAGGGTCGTGGTGTCGGGGCCGACGTCGTGGAACCGGATCGTGCAGGTCGACCACCTGCCCGAACCGGTGCCGCACATGCAGTTCGCCCTCGGCGACCACGAGACCGTCGGCGGCACGTCGGCCGGCAAGGCCCTGGGTCTCGCAGCGCTCGGGCGCCCGGTCGAGCTGTTCACCGTGATCGGTTCCGACCCCGATGGCGACCGCCTCCGCGCCATCCTCGCCGGAGTCGCCGGCCTCGAACTCGACCTCGTCGACGGCGTGCGCACCGAACGCCACCTCAACCTGATGACCGAGGCGGGCGAGCGGGTCTCGATCTACCTCTCGACGCCCGACGACCGCCCCTCGCCCGCCGACCGCCGTCTCGAGGCGGCGATGACGGATGCCGCGGTCATCGTGCTCGACCTTTCCGAGCGCTCGCGGCGGCTCATCCCCACTGCCCGGGCGGCCGGTCGCCCGATCTGGACCGACCTGCACGACTACGACGGCACGAGCGAGTACCACCAGCCCTTCCTGGACGCCGCCGACGTGGTGTTCATGAACGCCGATCGTATCGGCGAGCCGATGCCGTTCCTTCGGCGTGTGGTCGGCAACGGTGCCCGCCTCGCGGTCTGCACGCTCGGCGCGGACGGCGCGATCGCGGTCTCGTCGGACGGCGCGACGGTCGTCGAGCATCGAGTCGACGCGGTGCCGGTCGACGTGATCGACGCGAACGGTGCGGGCGATGCATTCATGTCGGGCGTGCTGCACGCGATGCTCGACGGTGCCGACGTCGACGCGGCGCTCGAGGCCGGCGCACGCCACGCGGCATCCGTGCTCGTCACCCGGCACCTGCACCCGTCGCTCGACGCGATCCTCGGCTGAGCCGGCGGCGCGCCGACAGGCGGTAGGGCGGACGGGACTTGAACCCGTGACCGATGGATTATGAGTCCACTGCTCTAACCAGCTGAGCTACCGCCCCGCGCGACGGTCACTCGGAACGAAGGGCCGACGCACCATCGGTGATCGGGTCGACCACCGGCTCACCACGATACAGGCTCTCGAACGTCGTCAGCGTGCGCTGGATGTCGTGCGCCGCGATCAGTCGGAGCGACTCGTTCTTGAACTCGGCGTAGCGCTGCGGGTCGGCCTCGAGCACCATGCGCAGCTTCGCCGCGAGGTCCTCCGGGCTGCCCGGCTCGAAGAGGTAGCCGTTCTCGCCGTCGTGCACGAGGTGCGGCAGCGCCATGGCGTTCGCGGCCACGACCGGCAGCGCAGAGGCCATCGCCTCCATGGTCACGATCGACTGCAGCTCCGCGATCGACGGCATGGCGAGCACGGATGCCCGGTGGTAGATCTCGCGGAGCTGCTCATCGGTCACGTAGCCGGTGAAGGTCACGCGGTCCGCGATGCCGAGCTCCGCCGCGAGGTGCTCGAGGTTGCGCTTCTGGTCGCCGCCGCCGACGATCTCGATCTTCGCGTCGAGCTCGGCCGGCAGCAGGGTCGCGGCGCGCAGCAGCACGTCGATCTGCTTCTCGCCGGTGACGCGGCCCACGAACACGATGCGGTTCTCGGTGCGCGGCTCCCAGTTCGGCGAGTAGCGTGCGGCATCGACGCCGCACGAGATGGCGTGCACGCCCGTGAGGCCGGTGTACTTCTCGAGGAACTCCGCAGCACGGCGGGTGGGGGTCGTCACGGCCTCGGCGCGGCCGAACGTGCGGCGCGCGGCCTTCCAGGCGAGCCCGACCGCCCACTCCTGCCAGCCCTTGGGGATCATGGTGAACTCGAGCATGTTCTCGGGCATGAAGTGATTGGTGCCGATGATGCGGATGCCGCGGGCCTGCGCCTCGATCGACAGGCCGCGGCCCACGACGATGTGCGACTGGAAGTGCACGACGTCGGGCTTGACCTCGTCGAGGATGCGCGCGCTGTTCGCGCGGATGCGCCACGGCAGCGCGAACCGCAGCCAGTCGTGCGGGTACCAGCGCCAGCTGTGCAGGCGGTGCGCGATGATCTCCCGGCCCTCGTGCACCTCGGTCCACGTGCCGCTCCGGCGACTCGGCGACGGCGCGACGACGTGCACCTCGTGACCGCGCTCGACGAGGCCTGCGGCGAGCCGCTCGGCGAACCGCGCGGCGCCGTTCACGTCGGGTGCGAAGGTGTCGGCCCCGATCAGGACGCGCAGCGGCCGCTCGGATTCCGCCGCTTCGGGCAGGTCGGCATGCGCATCGGGGGTGGCAGACACGTGGTGGTGGTCCTGTTCGGTCAACGGTGAGGGGGAAAGCGAAACGCCCGGTTCACCGCCGATTCGGGTGGTCAGCGGCGTGAACAGCACCCTAGCCTAACCCGGCCGGCGCCCTTCGGAGTTGCGCGCATTTCGCCCGGTACACGCTCAGGGGCGCGTCTGCGGGTGATGGCGCGCGAGCTCGAACACGCCCCAGACCGCGATGATCCCGGTCACGACGAAGATGACGCTGGCCCACGGCGGCGCCTGCGAGGCCTCTCCGAGCACGACGATGCCGATGCCGACCGCGACCATCGGGTCGACCACGGTGAGGCCCGCGATCACGAGGTCGGGCGGGCCGGTCGCGTACGCGTTCTGCACGAAGTACGCGCCGAGCGCGGTGGCGGCGAGCAGGGCGATCACGCAGAGCAGGGTGAGCCAGTCGAACTCGCCCTGCTCGATGCGCCCGAGGATCACCTTCGCGAGGGTGGCGACGAACCCGTAGAGGAACCCGGCGCCGAGCACGTAGAAGATCGCCCGCATGCGGTGCCTGAGGAAGGCGAACGCGGTGCCGAGCAGCGCCAGCGTGACCGCGAGGATGCCCAGGATCGTGTAGAGGTCGGCGTTGGTCACCGGCGTGTCGACGGCGGTGAACGCGGCGACGCCGACGAACAGGAAGACGCCGCCGACGCACATCGAGATCGCGATGATCGACCGGCGGTTGAGCTTCACCTTCGCGACCCTGGAGTTCAGGATCGCCGTGATCACGAGCGCGATCGCACCGAGCGGCTGCACCACGATCAGCGGCGCGAAGTACAGGCTCGAGAGCTGGAACGCGATCGCCAGGCCGAGCATGACCGTACCGAGCACCCACGACGGCCGCGCCAGCAGCAGCGCGAGCTGCCGGCCGTTCAGGCCCTTGCCGACCGACGTGACGGTGTTCGATTCGACCTTGGTCACGCCGCGGTGCTGGAACTGCGCGCCGAGCGACAGGAAGACGGCGCCGATGAGCGCGAGCGGGATGCCGATGAACTGCGTCGGATCGAGCGCGATCTGCTCGGTCAAGTCGGCCAGGTCCGGATCCACGCTCCGACACTACCCTTCGGCGGCACGGATATCCTTGTGCCATGGCCGTCCTCCCGATCCGCATCACGGGCGACCCCGTGCTCCACGCCCCTGCCGATCCGGTCGAGCAGATCGACGACGAGCTGCGCACGCTCGTGCGCGACATGTTCGAGACGATGGATGCCGCGCCCGGCGTGGGTCTTGCCGGCCCGCAGGTCGGCGTGCCGCTGCGCCTGTTCACGTTCGGCTGGGTCGACGACGACGACCTCGAATGGCGCGGCGTCGCGATCAACCCCGAGCTCTGGCTGAGCCCCACGATCCCGGGCGACCCCGACGAGGCGACCGAGTCCGAGGGCTGCCTCTCGTTCCCGGGTGAGCGGTTCCCGCTCCGCCGCGCCGAGCGCGCGCTGCTGCGTGCGACCGACCTCGACGGCGAGCAGTTCGAGATCGAGGCCGAGGGCTGGCTCGCACGCATCTTCCAGCACGAGTACGACCACCTCGACGGCGTGCTCTACGTCGACCGCCTCGGCGAGGGCGACCGCAAGACCGTCGCGAAGGTCACGCGAAAGGCCGGCTGGGGCGTGCCGGGCGTGAGCTGGATGCCCGGGGTCGACGACCTCGAGGGGTGAGCGCCACCGCTGCGGTCAGGTGACGGCACGGATGCCCGCTGCCACCGCCGCAGCGGCCGCGACGACGAGCACGAACGGCACGCGTACCGCGTAGAGCGCGGCGGCGACGATGAGCGCCGGGATGCGGGCGTCGACCACGAGGGCCTGTCCTGCGCCGAGCGCCTGCACCGCGATGAGCGCCGCGAGGAGCGCGATCGTGAGCAGGTCGGCGATGCGCGCGGGCCGCTCGCGCTCGAGGAACCCGGCGGGCACGAGGTAGCCGAGGAACTTGAGCGCGGCAGTCGCGACCGAGGCGACCAGCACGATGTGCCAGAGCGTCATGCACCCACCCCCTGCTCCGCGCGGCGGCCGAACAGGTTCCACCAGCCGACGATGACCGCGACCACCGCGGCGACGAGCACGGGCAGCCCGGGCGCCAGCACCGGGGTCGTCAGCGCGGCGACGACCGCGGCCGCCGCGGCGACGGCTCCCGCCTGCACCGACTTCAGGCGCGGCCAGAGCAGCCCGAGGAACGCGGCCGCGGCGGCGGCGTCCAGCCCCCAGGCCGAGGTGTCCCCCAGCGCATCGCCGATCAGGGCGCCGGCCAAGGTGGTGAGGTTCCAGCCGACGTAGATGGCCGCGCCGGTCGCCCAGAACCCGACCCGCTGCAGCGACGGCACCCGCTGCGCGAGCGCCACGGCGACCGACTCGTCGATGGTCCACCACGGGGCGACGATGCGCTTCCACCCGGTCGGCCGGACGATGGGCGCCATGCCCATGCCGTACACGACGTTGCGGAGCCCGAGCATGACCGAGCTCGCGATCGCCGCCGGCCCGGCCGCCGCGCCGCCCGCGGCGATCACGCCGACGAGCGCGAACTGCGACCCGCCCGTGAACATGACGAGGCTGAGCACGCACGCCTGCCAGACGTCGAGGCCGGCGGCCACCGCGAGCGCGCCGAACGAGATGCCGTACGCGGCCGTCGCGAGCCCCACGGCGAGGCCGTCGCGCACCACGCTCGCGCGAGCACGAGGGTCGAGCCCAGGGGCATCCGTCGCCGGGTCTTCCGGGGCCCGATCGCGGTCGTCGGCCATCGCTCCCCGTCCCCTGAATGCCGAAGCCCCGCATCCGTGAGGAGTGCGGGGCTGGATGGCTCCTCCACTTGGACTCGAACCAAGAACCTATCGGTTAACAGCCGATTGCTCTGCCAATTGAGCTATGGAGGATCGCGCGAGGGCCTCAGCTACTTTAGCAAACGCGAGCCCGCGTTCCCAATCGAGGCCACCTCTGCCGAGTCAGGCGGTCGCGTCGTCGAGCAACTCCTCCGGAAGGTCGCGGAAGTACGCCTCCGAGAGACGCTTGACGTAGGGGTGGATCGGGTCGTCGAGCACCTCCTCGAGCGTGCCGAGCGCGACCATCTCGCCGTGGTCGAGCACGGCGATGCGGTCGGCGATGCGGTCGAGCACGGCGAGGTCGTGGCTCACGATCAGCGCCGAGAACGCGCGCTCGCGCTGGATCTCGCCGATGAGGTCGACCACCGCGTCGCGCACGGTCACGTCGATGCCGGCGGTCGGGTCGTCGGCGATCAGCAGCGTCGGCTCGAGGATGAGCGCGCGCGCCAGCGCCACGCGCTGGCGCTGCCCGCCCGACAGCTCGTAGGGGAACTTCGGCATCATGTGCAGCGGCAGGCGCACGGCGTCGACCATCGCCGCCACCTTCGCGGTCAGCGAGCGCCGGGAGTACCGGTGGTCGCGCAGCAGCACGGGCTCGCCCACGATCTCGGCGACCGTGCGGTCGGGCGAGAGCGTCATCGCGCCGTCCTGCGCCAGGTGGCCGACGTCGAACGCGAGCTCGACCGCCTTGCGACGGCTGAGCCCGCGCATGCGGTAGCCGAGCACGGTCGCCTCTCCCCCGGTGATCACGGGCGCCGCGCGGTGCGTGTCGTGGAGGTGGTCGCCCGCGAGCACGTTGGCCACGGTGCTCTTGCCCGATCCGGCCGCGCCGAGCAGGCCCACGACCTCGCCCGGCGCCACGTCGAGCGTGAACCCGCGCACCGCGACGTACGCCGGGCTCGCGCCGTGCGGCGGGTACTCGATCGTGAGGTCGCTGGCGCTGATGGGGTATCCGTGTGCTGCTCCGTGGGTCACGTCACCCACCTTCTCCCACTTCGCGGGGATTCGCCATGTCGCAACACGCACGAAGCGGACGATTCGGTCACGTTTCTCCTCACTGCGTCGCCAGAGCCCCGTACCGGAAGAGGAGCGAGGCGTCGAGGGTCTCCTCGAGGCCGGTGACGTCGGTGCCGGCGACCACCGTCTGCGCGCCCTGCAGCACCGGCAGCGACGGCAGGTCGTCGGCGACGAGCTCCTGGATCTCCTCGATCAGCGCCACCCGGTCGTCGGCGTCCGGCTCGGTCGCCTGGTCGATGATGAGGTCGGTCACCTCGTCGTTCTCGTAGTGGTTCGCGAGGTACCCGTCGGGCAGGAAGAACGGGGTCAGGTAGTTGTCGGCGTCCGCGTAGTCGGGGAACCAGCCGAGCTGGTACGCCGGGTAGGCGTCGGCGACGCGCTGCTCGCTGAACTCCTCCCACCCGGTGCCCTCGAGCGCGACGGTGAACAGGCCGTCGGCCTCCAGCTGCTCGGCGATCGCCGCGAACTCGGCCTCCGAGTCGGGTCCGTACCGATCGGTCACGTACTGGAGTTCGAGGGCGACCGGGGTCTCGACGCCGGCGTCGTCGAGGCGTGCCGCAGCCGCATCCGCATCGGGCCCGCCATCGCCGTCGCCGTAGCGCTCGAGCAGCGACTCCGTCGCGCCGGGCAGCCCCGTCGGCACGTACCCCTGCAGGGGCGTGAACGTACCCAGGTAGACCTCGTCGGAGAGCGCCGTGCGGTCGATGAGGTCGGCGACCGCACCACGCACCGCCAGCGCCTGCTCCTCGTCGGCCTCGGCGGTCTCGGCGCCGTAGGGCATGGTGGCGAGGTTGAGCACGATGAATCGGATCTCACCGCCCGGCCCCTCGACGACCTGCACCGCGTCGCTCTCGCGCAACTCGGCGATGTCCGCCGGCGCGAGCGTGCGATGGGCGACGTCGATGTCGCCCTCCTCCACGTGCAGCCGCAGCTCCGAGGCGTCGTCGTAGTAGGTCACCTCGACCGTCTCGGTCGCGGCGGGGCCGAGCAGGCCCGCGTAGCCGGCGTTCGCGCGGTACGTGATCTGCTCCTCCGGCAGGAACTCCTCGATCACGTACTGGCCCGCGAACGGCTGCCCGTCGACGATGTCCTCGTCGGGCGTCACTGCGTCGGCGGCGAACACCTCCTCGTCGACGATCGGCCCGACCGGGCTCGACAGGATGAACGGGAAGATCTGGTCGTCCTCGGTGAGCAGCGAGAAGACGACAGTGAGGTCGTCGGTCGCCTCGACCCCGGCGAGGTTGTACAGCAGCGAGGACGGGCCGTCGGCATCGGCGATCGCCAGCTGCCGGTCGAACGTGAACTTCACGTCGGACGCCGTCAGGTCGTTGCCGTTCGCGAAGGTCAACCCCTCCTTCAGGGTCACCGTGTACTCGGTGGGCGAAGTGAACTCGGCCGACTCCGCGATGTCGGGCTCGACCACCGAGCTGCCGTACGGCGCGCTCATCAGGAACGGGTAGACCTGGCTCATCACCTGGAACGAGCCGCTGTCGTACGACCCCGCCGGGTCGATGCTCGTGACCCGCTCGGTCGTGCCGATCGTGATCGGCGCCTCGCCCTCGGCGTCGTCGACCTCGCCCGCGGTGCAGCCCGCGAGCACGAGCACGGCGACGGATCCCGCCGCGACGACGACGCCACGGCGTGTGTGTGCGGCTGCACCGGACATGTGCGCTCGCCTCCCCCTGCGTGCGGAGGGCTCGGCCCTTCGGCCTGCACGTCGAAATCCCCCCCAGCGCTACCCTAACCACACGCCGGGGGCGAGCCGCCCAGCAGGTTCTCAGGGGCGGGTGGGCGGATGCCCCGGGCCGCCGTGCGACCCCGGGGCGCGATCAGTCCTCGCGGAGCGCCCGACGGTCGGCCTCGACGGCCACGAGCGCGCGCTGCACCGCCGTGTACGCGTCGCGGTCCGCGGCATCCGTGCGCTGCAGGCGGCCCAGCAGCTCGGCCTTCTGGCGGAGCAGCTCGCGGTCGACGAGCGAGGTGACGACCCCGCGCACGTACGCGGCGAGCTCGCGCTCGCTGCGCTCGGGGATGGGGGCGACGGCGAGCTGGTGCACGAGTCCGGCGAAGCTGGGCGGCACCTCGGCGACGACCCGGGTGACGAGCTCGCGGGCGCCGCCCGCCGCGAACGCCGAGGAGACGCCGTCGCGCACGACCGCGAGGGCCTGGTTGCCGAAGCGGCAGTCGACCGCCTGGCGCAGCAGCTGCTCGCCCACCTCGTCGGGGTGCTGCAGCACGGCCTGCAGCGCATCGCGCTCGAGCCGGGTGGCGGGGTCGGGCGGCAGGTCCGCGATCGAGAACGGTCGCTCGACGGGGGCGGCGGATTCCAAGGGCTCGCCGGGTCGCTCGCCTCGCGCCTCCCGGGCGGGCGCCTGGCGCGTGCCTCCGCCGCGGCCCCCCGCCTGCACGGCGCGCTGCACCTCGCCGAGCTCCGTGCCGAGCATCCGCGCGAGCTCGCGCGCGTAGCCGGGGCGGAGCGACGGGTCGCGGATCTCGGCGACAACGGGCGCCGCGGCCCGGAGCGCGGCGACGCGCCCCTCGACCGTCTCGAGATCGTACTGCTCGAGCGTGTGGCGGATCACGAACTCGAACATCGGCGTCTTGCGGTCGATGAGCCCGCGCACGGCGGCGTCGCCGCGCTCGAGGCGCAGGTCGCACGGGTCGAGGCCCTCCGGGGCGACCGCGACGAAGGTCTGCGCGGCGAAGCGCTTCTCCTCGCCGAAGGCGCGCATCGCGGCCTTCTGCCCCGCGGCATCCGGATCGAAGGTGAAGATCACCTCGCCGAGCCCGCTGTCGTCGCCGAGCACGCGCCGCAGCACGGTGATGTGCTCGGGCCCGAACGCCGTGCCGCAGGTCGCGACCGCGGTCGTGACGCCCGCGAGGTGGCACGCCATGACGTCGGTGTAGCCCTCGACGACGACCACGCGCCGGCCGCGCGAGATGTCGCGCTTGGCGAGGTCGAGCCCGTAGAGCACCTGGGCCTTGTGGTACACCGGCGTCTCGGGGGTGTTGAGGTACTTGGGGCCCTTGTCGTCGTCGAGCAGGCGCCGGGCGCCGAACCCGACCGTCTGGCCCGTGATGTCGCGGATCGGCCAGACCAGCCGCCCGCGGAAGCGGTCGTAGTGGCCGCGGTCGCCGCTCGAGACGAGGCCGGCAGCCGCGATCTCGTCGTCGCGGAAGCCCTTGCCGCGCAGGTGCTTCAACAGCGCGTCCCAGCTCTTCGGCGCGTACCCGACGCCGAAGCGGCGCGCCGCCTCGGCGTCGAACCCGCGCTGGCCGAGGAACTTCCGCCCCGGCTCCGCGTCGGGGGCGCCCAGCCGCTCGACGAAGAACTCGGCCGCCGCCTGGTTCGCGGCGAGCAGGCGTGCGCGGTTGCCGTGCTCCTCGGCCCGCCCGCCGTCCTCGTAGTGCAGCTCGAACGCGATGCGGCCCGCGAGGCGCTCGACCGCCTCGGTGAAGGTGACGTGGTCCATCTTCTGGAGGAAGGTGTACACGTCACCCGACTCGCCGCAGCCGAAGCAGTGGTAATAGCCGAGCTGGGGCCTGACGTGGAAGCTCGGGCTGCGCTCGTCGTGGAACGGGCAGAGTCCCTTCATCGAGCCCACGCCCGCGGACTTCAGGCTCACGTGCTCGCCCACGATGTCGGCGATGTTCGTGCGGGCCTTCACTTCCTCGACATCACCCTGTCGAATACGGCCCGCCATGGAGTCGATCCTAGCCAGCGCAGCGAGCGCGGAGGCCCGCCCCGCGGCATCCGCCCGCCGTCATGCCTGTGGAGGGGTCGAACCGCGCTGCACGAGCCGCTCGTACCAGGCGAGCGCCGATTGGTCGGTGAGGCTCGCGACCTGGTCGACGACGACCCGCTTGCGCGCCGCGTCGTCGGCCGCTGCGCGCCAGTCGGCTGCGAACCCGACGTCGAGGTGCTGCTCCCCCGTGGCCAGCAGGTGATCGGCGAGGTCGGCGAGGATGCGGCGCTGCTGCGCGTAGACCGGCTGCCGGGCGTTGGTCGCCATGACGAAGGTCGCGACGATGCCCTTCATGACCGCGATCTCGGCGCGGATCTCGCTCGGCACGACGACGTCGGCGTCGAACCGGATGAGGCTCGCCATCGGGAACGCGGCACGGGTCTCGTGGGTCGCGGTGACGGCGAACCGGCCGATCAGCTGGCTCGTGAAGTTCTTCAGACGCCCCTGCTCGATGCGCTGGCCGCTCCACTCGTGCGGCCACAGCTCCATCGCGGCGAGCCGGTCGAAGGCCTCCGCCAGCTCGTCGGCCGGCACCGAGCCCCCGACCCAGTCGCCCATCGACTCGAGCAGCGCGTCGTGGTCGGCTCGCGCATTCAGGGCCGCGACGTCGATGTAGCCGTTCACGATGGCGTCCTCGAAGTCGTGCACCGAGTACGCGATGTCGTCGGAGAGGTCCATCACCTGGGCCTCGATGCAGAGCCTGCGCTCGGGCGCGCCGCGCCGCATCCACTCGAAGACGTCGGCGTCGTCGGCG
This portion of the Agromyces rhizosphaerae genome encodes:
- a CDS encoding deoxyguanosinetriphosphate triphosphohydrolase encodes the protein MRDRLFGGYDDADTERRHPEQQYSRRGDFERDRARLLHSSSLRRLAAKTQVLSPTLGLDFARNRLTHSLEVAQVGREIGASLGLSPDVVDTACLAHDLGHPPFGHNGEHGLNEWAADVGGFEGNAQTLRILTRLEPKVFGDDGQPFGLNLTRASLDASCKYPWAASSSVADPSGRQKFGYYADDADVFEWMRRGAPERRLCIEAQVMDLSDDIAYSVHDFEDAIVNGYIDVAALNARADHDALLESMGDWVGGSVPADELAEAFDRLAAMELWPHEWSGQRIEQGRLKNFTSQLIGRFAVTATHETRAAFPMASLIRFDADVVVPSEIRAEIAVMKGIVATFVMATNARQPVYAQQRRILADLADHLLATGEQHLDVGFAADWRAAADDAARKRVVVDQVASLTDQSALAWYERLVQRGSTPPQA